The Streptomyces europaeiscabiei genome window below encodes:
- a CDS encoding helix-turn-helix domain-containing protein, giving the protein MIENGTGLFTIGQLARGSGLSVRTIRYWSDEGVLHPVTRSEGGYRLYDAESVARLELIRTLRELGLGLDHVRRVLAGETTVAEVAATHVAALDAQIRGLKVTRAVLSTVARRGSTAEEMTLMNRLARLSAAERGRIIDDFMEETFGGLDTADPDIRTRLRFSLADLPEDPTPEQVDAWVELAEMLQDPGFRARMRQTVEFNAADRGPDVPSGTSLWFMSRLVQLAGEALRDGVDPASPAADQVLTGLLGDADRAVLLERVTSAAHAELARFRELAALVRGVEPLSAHTEEFAWVVAALRTRVAG; this is encoded by the coding sequence ATGATCGAGAACGGCACCGGCCTTTTCACCATCGGGCAGCTCGCCCGCGGCTCCGGTCTGTCCGTCCGCACGATCCGCTACTGGTCGGACGAGGGCGTCCTGCACCCGGTCACCCGCAGCGAGGGAGGCTACCGGCTGTACGACGCCGAGTCCGTGGCCCGGCTCGAACTCATCCGCACCCTGCGGGAGCTGGGCCTCGGCCTGGACCACGTACGGCGGGTGCTCGCGGGCGAGACGACCGTCGCGGAGGTGGCGGCCACGCATGTGGCCGCGCTGGACGCGCAGATCCGCGGCCTCAAGGTGACCCGGGCGGTGCTGTCGACCGTGGCGCGACGCGGCTCGACCGCGGAGGAGATGACCCTGATGAACAGACTGGCCCGGCTGTCCGCCGCCGAACGAGGGCGGATCATCGACGACTTCATGGAGGAGACCTTCGGAGGACTCGACACCGCGGACCCCGACATCCGTACGAGGCTGAGGTTCAGCCTCGCGGATCTGCCGGAGGACCCCACGCCCGAGCAGGTGGACGCCTGGGTGGAGCTGGCCGAGATGCTTCAGGACCCGGGGTTCCGGGCGCGGATGCGGCAGACGGTCGAGTTCAACGCGGCGGACCGGGGGCCGGACGTGCCGTCGGGCACCTCCCTGTGGTTCATGAGCCGCCTGGTGCAGCTCGCGGGGGAGGCGCTGCGGGACGGCGTCGACCCCGCCTCGCCCGCCGCCGACCAGGTGCTGACAGGACTGCTGGGCGACGCCGACCGGGCCGTCCTGCTGGAACGCGTCACCTCGGCGGCCCATGCCGAGCTGGCCCGGTTCCGGGAGCTGGCCGCGCTGGTGCGGGGCGTGGAACCGCTGTCGGCGCACACCGAGGAGTTCGCGTGGGTGGTCGCCGCACTCCGCACTCGCGTGGCCGGTTAA
- a CDS encoding ADP-ribosyltransferase: protein MITTRLRRRAAAVVLSLSAVLATSAATAPAQTPTTSSAKAAAPACPQFDDPVHAAVDRRVDVDRITPEPAWRTTCGTLYRSDSRGPATIFEQGFHPKDVIDGQYDIEQYVLVNQPSPYVSTTYDHDLYKTWYKSGYNYYIDAPGGVDVNRTIGDRHRWADQVEVAFPGGIKPQYVIGVCPVDKKTRTEKMSECESNPHYEPWH, encoded by the coding sequence ATGATCACAACTCGTCTGCGGCGCCGGGCCGCCGCCGTCGTCCTGTCCCTCTCCGCCGTCCTCGCGACCTCCGCCGCGACCGCTCCGGCACAGACACCGACCACCTCTTCGGCCAAGGCCGCCGCACCGGCCTGCCCCCAGTTCGACGACCCGGTCCACGCCGCCGTCGACCGCCGCGTGGACGTCGACCGCATCACCCCCGAGCCCGCCTGGCGCACGACCTGCGGCACGCTGTACCGCAGCGACAGCCGGGGCCCGGCGACCATCTTCGAGCAGGGCTTCCATCCCAAGGACGTCATCGACGGGCAGTACGACATCGAGCAGTACGTCCTGGTCAACCAGCCCTCGCCGTACGTCTCCACGACCTACGACCACGACCTGTACAAGACCTGGTACAAGTCCGGCTACAACTACTACATCGACGCCCCCGGCGGCGTGGACGTCAACCGGACGATCGGCGACCGGCACAGGTGGGCCGACCAGGTCGAGGTCGCCTTCCCCGGCGGGATCAAGCCGCAGTACGTCATCGGCGTCTGCCCGGTCGACAAGAAGACCAGGACGGAGAAGATGAGCGAGTGCGAGAGCAACCCGCACTACGAGCCCTGGCACTGA
- a CDS encoding EF-hand domain-containing protein, producing MADIEAARKEFQRIDADGDGFITAAEFKTALAQEGDWNVTESVAEVIIRTRDLNGDKLLSFDEFWAHLDK from the coding sequence GTGGCGGACATCGAGGCAGCGCGCAAGGAGTTCCAGCGGATCGACGCGGACGGTGACGGGTTCATCACCGCCGCGGAGTTCAAGACCGCCCTGGCCCAGGAGGGCGACTGGAACGTCACCGAGTCCGTGGCGGAGGTCATCATCCGCACCCGCGACCTCAACGGCGACAAGCTCCTGTCGTTCGACGAGTTCTGGGCCCACCTGGACAAGTGA
- a CDS encoding GNAT family N-acetyltransferase: protein MTERLRDILDAVARGVFPPADGGTTVVAQHSPRDAGVLCFTAHSVVFTDEDPRWVYESLAAAECDALSASMNPRFLAALMERTGRTSETIDAMLVASPLPGEPPLALKEIEDAGHPRVAYARRRRDDVRVWAADGGVLTTGRGIAGRLEVSVEVDEDVRHRGLGRALVSAARHLVAEPLWAQIAPGNARSVRAFQSAGYLPVGSEILLSAR, encoded by the coding sequence GTGACGGAGCGCTTGCGGGACATTCTGGACGCGGTGGCCAGAGGTGTCTTCCCGCCGGCCGACGGCGGTACGACCGTCGTCGCTCAGCACTCTCCCCGGGACGCGGGCGTCCTCTGCTTCACCGCACACTCCGTCGTCTTCACGGACGAGGATCCCCGGTGGGTGTACGAGAGCCTGGCGGCCGCGGAGTGCGACGCGCTGTCCGCGAGCATGAACCCACGGTTCCTGGCGGCCCTCATGGAGCGGACGGGCCGTACATCCGAGACCATCGACGCGATGCTGGTCGCCTCGCCCCTGCCGGGCGAACCGCCGCTGGCGCTGAAGGAGATCGAGGACGCCGGACACCCCCGCGTCGCGTACGCGCGGCGACGCCGTGACGACGTACGGGTCTGGGCTGCGGACGGCGGAGTCCTGACGACGGGCCGGGGAATCGCCGGGCGGCTGGAGGTCTCGGTCGAGGTGGACGAGGACGTACGGCACCGGGGGCTGGGCCGGGCGCTGGTGAGTGCCGCACGGCATCTGGTCGCCGAGCCGCTGTGGGCGCAGATCGCGCCGGGGAACGCCCGCAGCGTGCGGGCGTTCCAGTCGGCCGGCTATCTGCCGGTGGGCTCCGAGATACTGCTCAGCGCCCGATAG
- a CDS encoding ATP-binding protein: MAGLEGIEQPRRHGSATAARWSPAIEDERAQKALELFGNPTEAEVPLPSRPESAATARRLAQVVILRQWRLSPRMTEDAVLLVSELVGNAVRHTGARVFGLRMRRRPGWIRIEVRDPSRGLPCLIPVQETDISGRGLFLVDKLSDRWGVDLLPRGKTTWFEMRVADR, encoded by the coding sequence ATGGCGGGGCTGGAGGGTATCGAACAGCCGCGGCGGCACGGGAGTGCGACCGCGGCGCGTTGGTCACCTGCGATCGAGGACGAACGGGCGCAGAAGGCACTGGAGTTGTTCGGCAACCCGACCGAGGCAGAGGTTCCGCTGCCGTCCCGTCCCGAGTCCGCGGCCACCGCCCGGCGGCTCGCCCAGGTTGTCATCCTCCGCCAGTGGCGGCTGTCGCCGAGGATGACCGAGGACGCGGTCCTGCTCGTCTCCGAACTCGTGGGCAACGCCGTGCGCCACACCGGCGCCCGCGTCTTCGGACTGCGCATGCGCCGCCGGCCGGGCTGGATCCGGATCGAGGTCCGCGACCCCTCGCGGGGACTGCCCTGTCTGATTCCGGTACAGGAGACGGACATCAGCGGGCGCGGGCTGTTCCTGGTGGACAAGCTCTCGGACCGCTGGGGGGTCGACCTGCTGCCGCGGGGGAAGACGACGTGGTTCGAGATGAGGGTCGCCGACCGGTAA
- a CDS encoding YncE family protein translates to MQCNLVQRALLAAAVLAAVAACGAGTGTSEQQQRIRADRAIAEAEAAERKKKQRTAVRGLRGMPPVLDPRDVYAADRPNRLSPVVEDFPSRVYVPNSESDTVTVIDPKTYEIIETIPVGRQPQHVVPSWDLKTLWVNNNRGHTLTPIDPRTGKAGRPVEVHDPYNLYFTPNGEYAVVMASLDRELVFRDPHTMKRVRTEPVTCYGVNHADFSIDGTYFIVSCEFSGELLKVDTAKMKVIGQQKLPFEGAMPQDVKISPDGKRFYIADMMAHGMWVLDGDKFDEPKLLPTGKGTHGLYVGRDSREMYVSNRGEGSVSVFDFTENRLTKKWHLPDGGSPDMGGVSADGKVLWLSGRYDSEVYAIDTRSGEQLARIPVGSGPHGLAVYPQPGRYSLGHTGIFR, encoded by the coding sequence ATGCAGTGCAACCTCGTGCAGCGCGCCCTCCTCGCGGCCGCCGTTCTCGCCGCCGTGGCCGCGTGCGGCGCCGGGACCGGGACCAGTGAGCAGCAGCAGAGGATCCGGGCCGACCGGGCCATCGCCGAAGCCGAAGCCGCCGAGAGGAAGAAGAAACAGCGGACGGCGGTCAGAGGACTGCGCGGCATGCCGCCCGTGCTGGACCCCAGGGACGTCTATGCCGCCGACCGCCCGAACCGGCTCTCCCCAGTGGTCGAGGACTTCCCGTCCCGGGTGTACGTCCCCAACAGCGAGTCCGACACCGTCACCGTCATCGACCCGAAGACGTACGAGATCATCGAGACGATCCCGGTGGGCCGCCAGCCCCAGCATGTCGTGCCCTCCTGGGACCTGAAGACCCTGTGGGTCAACAACAACCGGGGCCACACCCTCACCCCCATCGACCCGAGGACGGGGAAGGCGGGCAGGCCGGTCGAGGTGCACGACCCGTACAACCTGTACTTCACCCCCAACGGCGAGTACGCCGTCGTCATGGCCTCCCTCGACCGCGAACTCGTCTTCCGCGACCCGCACACCATGAAGCGGGTCAGGACCGAGCCGGTCACCTGCTACGGCGTCAACCATGCGGACTTCTCGATCGACGGCACGTACTTCATCGTGTCGTGCGAGTTCAGCGGTGAGCTGCTGAAGGTCGACACCGCGAAGATGAAGGTGATCGGGCAGCAGAAGCTCCCGTTCGAGGGGGCCATGCCGCAGGACGTGAAGATCTCGCCGGACGGCAAGCGGTTCTACATCGCCGACATGATGGCCCACGGCATGTGGGTCCTCGACGGCGACAAGTTCGACGAACCGAAGCTCCTGCCCACCGGAAAGGGCACCCACGGGCTGTACGTCGGCCGCGACTCACGCGAGATGTACGTCTCCAACCGGGGCGAGGGCTCCGTGTCCGTCTTCGACTTCACCGAGAACAGGCTCACCAAGAAGTGGCACCTCCCCGACGGCGGCAGCCCCGACATGGGCGGCGTCTCCGCCGACGGCAAGGTCCTGTGGCTCTCCGGCCGCTACGACTCCGAGGTGTACGCCATCGACACCCGCAGCGGGGAGCAGCTCGCCCGCATCCCCGTCGGCAGCGGCCCGCACGGCCTCGCGGTCTACCCGCAGCCCGGCCGCTACTCGCTCGGCCACACCGGCATCTTCCGCTGA